One genomic window of Desulfovibrio gilichinskyi includes the following:
- a CDS encoding geranylgeranyl reductase family protein, which translates to MSGKFDVIIAGAGPAGSAAAYILATKGFKVAVIDKAKFPRKKLCGGLITDKTMKTLEKIYGYSEKAIIENGLIEYEAAEYSVFYRDYKIQDGASPIPFRFVNREIFDYFLLKKAANAGAQIFTSEEIVHCNYQDAEIKTKSNKIFKGKYLLGTDGVNSTIRKSVPYDKKAWKENMASTIEITFDAKDYPREVKWPELYIGCLKAGYIWVFPAKDKVVVGIGSLNRCTTNFKATFINFLTSQGVKNPETIPLHGFPLPYGNYIKNPCYGRTILAGDAAGLVEPLFGEGIFYALQTGRYAAEAIAKGITENKNPAQFYLPRLQQYIFPEIIYSNRLRWTLFYSQRLLKHVSFKIAFKSLPTKLAEMIHGIRSYKFLLKKKWD; encoded by the coding sequence GTGTCAGGTAAATTTGACGTAATTATTGCAGGAGCAGGCCCGGCAGGATCAGCGGCCGCATATATCCTCGCAACAAAAGGTTTTAAAGTCGCTGTTATCGACAAAGCAAAATTCCCCAGAAAAAAACTTTGCGGTGGACTTATTACTGACAAAACAATGAAAACTCTCGAAAAAATTTATGGATACAGTGAAAAAGCAATAATTGAAAATGGACTTATTGAATATGAAGCAGCCGAATATTCCGTTTTCTACCGTGATTACAAAATACAGGACGGCGCATCCCCGATTCCTTTCCGCTTCGTCAACCGGGAAATCTTTGATTACTTTCTTCTTAAAAAAGCTGCAAATGCCGGAGCACAGATATTTACCTCGGAAGAAATAGTCCACTGCAACTATCAAGATGCTGAAATAAAAACCAAAAGTAACAAAATATTTAAAGGTAAATATCTTCTGGGAACTGACGGAGTTAATTCCACAATACGAAAATCTGTTCCGTATGATAAAAAAGCATGGAAAGAGAACATGGCCTCCACCATTGAGATAACTTTTGATGCTAAAGATTATCCTAGAGAAGTAAAGTGGCCTGAATTATACATAGGATGCCTTAAAGCCGGTTATATTTGGGTTTTTCCTGCAAAAGACAAGGTTGTAGTAGGAATCGGCAGTTTAAATCGCTGTACAACAAATTTCAAAGCTACTTTCATAAATTTTCTTACAAGTCAGGGCGTAAAAAATCCTGAAACAATTCCATTGCATGGTTTTCCACTTCCATATGGGAATTACATCAAGAACCCTTGCTACGGCAGAACCATACTCGCAGGAGATGCCGCTGGTCTTGTGGAACCTCTTTTCGGAGAAGGAATATTCTACGCATTACAGACAGGAAGGTACGCTGCGGAAGCTATAGCCAAGGGTATCACAGAAAATAAAAACCCAGCTCAATTTTATCTGCCGCGTTTGCAACAGTACATCTTCCCTGAGATTATTTATTCCAACAGATTGCGCTGGACTCTTTTTTATTCGCAAAGGTTGCTTAAACACGTGTCATTTAAAATAGCTTTTAAATCACTGCCGACAAAACTGGCGGAAATGATTCACGGAATTCGGTCTTACAAGTTTTTGCTGAAAAAGAAGTGGGATTAA
- a CDS encoding cell division protein FtsX has translation MISLLFRLIGRGVRDLGLHPWANIFTLIAVTMVSLLAGLFMFTLHNVNKELLKSRGQVQIQIFWQADTTPDEYSKQWEKISKIAGLKEIRTFTPDDALKQLSAALGGADDFSWLKEGNNPLQPTALLSFSVEPGIKDQMWAANLLKQLKALPFVDKVHYNPLQIDLARGWISLTQSIIWPIIGFLGLVVALVVGNTIRLSLMTRKDEIEILYLVGAKQWFIRLPLLTGGALLGFLGSSIALGTLYGAQRFFEDVLNFPPLFMKLTFLPPDQCVALVGAVTLIGMLSSFVAVRG, from the coding sequence ATGATTTCTCTTCTTTTCAGGCTGATAGGACGTGGAGTCAGAGATTTAGGGCTGCACCCGTGGGCTAACATCTTTACTCTCATTGCTGTTACAATGGTTTCCCTGCTTGCCGGACTTTTCATGTTCACCTTGCACAATGTCAACAAAGAACTGCTCAAAAGCAGAGGGCAAGTCCAGATTCAGATTTTCTGGCAGGCAGACACAACACCTGATGAATACAGCAAACAATGGGAAAAGATCTCTAAAATTGCCGGTTTAAAGGAAATACGGACATTTACTCCGGACGATGCATTAAAACAGCTTTCCGCAGCATTAGGCGGGGCAGATGATTTTTCATGGCTTAAAGAAGGCAACAATCCACTTCAACCGACTGCATTGCTATCATTTTCAGTTGAACCGGGGATTAAAGATCAGATGTGGGCAGCTAACCTTCTTAAGCAGTTAAAAGCTCTTCCTTTTGTTGATAAGGTTCATTACAATCCCTTGCAGATTGATTTAGCACGAGGCTGGATAAGCCTTACACAGTCCATAATATGGCCCATAATAGGATTTCTGGGACTTGTAGTTGCATTGGTAGTTGGTAACACCATCCGTCTTTCCCTCATGACCCGTAAAGATGAAATAGAAATTCTTTATTTAGTCGGAGCAAAACAATGGTTTATCCGTCTGCCCCTTCTTACCGGAGGAGCATTACTCGGATTCCTCGGCAGCTCCATTGCACTGGGAACGCTTTACGGTGCGCAAAGATTTTTTGAGGATGTCTTAAATTTTCCGCCGCTGTTTATGAAACTGACATTCCTGCCTCCTGACCAATGCGTAGCTCTTGTAGGGGCTGTTACGTTAATCGGAATGCTGAGCAGCTTTGTCGCAGTACGCGGCTAA
- a CDS encoding glucose-6-phosphate isomerase, with product MASNIIDWTDSWQDKLDIKSKYASAEAISGRFSKEVAEGKLPFCSMPYMAELLYDLEGLESYVKGFEHMLLLGIGGSALGARALQKAFFSAQDEPCHEGPWFWIGDNVCAKTLESYLEKLPLEKTLIAVVSKSGGTIETISQYFLIRKKMKQKMGDKWNRNFLFVTDKKNGFLREQADELSIKTLEVPDNLGGRYSVLSAVGLLPAMFMGIDYRLLVEGASAILAPLASPELSSEALLKHPSYKLACWNAALMEKGYNELIFFSYIPQWACFGQWFAQLWAESLGKEGKGSQPIPAVGATDQHSVNQMFLDGPRNKGCLFLTCDSLADGEKFVEDIPDKFSYIKGKNFGDLIHAEGLGTKMALSANKVPLVEIKMAESSEECAGRMMGLLMAATIFTGWLMGINPVDQPAVELGKRLAKARLGADGLQDEKNDLEAFLSVKREEQVF from the coding sequence ATGGCATCGAACATTATTGACTGGACTGACAGTTGGCAGGATAAGCTTGATATAAAATCAAAGTATGCATCTGCTGAAGCTATTTCCGGCAGATTCAGCAAAGAAGTTGCCGAAGGTAAACTCCCTTTTTGTTCCATGCCGTACATGGCGGAACTTTTATATGATCTTGAAGGCTTAGAGAGCTACGTTAAAGGATTCGAGCACATGCTGCTGCTCGGAATCGGCGGTTCCGCACTCGGAGCCAGAGCGTTACAGAAAGCTTTTTTCTCAGCGCAGGACGAACCTTGTCATGAAGGTCCATGGTTTTGGATAGGAGACAACGTTTGCGCAAAAACTCTTGAATCTTATCTCGAAAAACTCCCTCTTGAAAAAACACTTATTGCAGTTGTTTCCAAATCAGGCGGAACAATTGAAACTATCAGCCAATATTTTCTCATTCGCAAAAAAATGAAGCAGAAAATGGGTGATAAGTGGAATCGTAATTTTCTTTTTGTTACCGACAAAAAAAACGGTTTCCTTCGTGAACAGGCTGATGAATTATCCATCAAAACTTTAGAAGTTCCTGACAACCTGGGCGGAAGATATTCCGTTTTGTCAGCTGTAGGACTGCTGCCGGCCATGTTTATGGGTATTGATTACCGCTTGCTTGTGGAAGGTGCATCCGCCATCCTCGCTCCGCTTGCTTCACCGGAGCTTAGCAGTGAAGCCTTACTGAAACATCCCTCGTACAAGTTAGCCTGTTGGAACGCTGCGCTTATGGAAAAAGGTTACAATGAGCTGATATTTTTCTCTTATATTCCGCAATGGGCCTGTTTCGGTCAGTGGTTTGCGCAGCTATGGGCAGAAAGTTTGGGCAAAGAAGGCAAGGGCAGCCAGCCTATTCCGGCAGTCGGGGCAACTGATCAGCATTCTGTTAATCAGATGTTTTTGGACGGGCCGCGCAATAAGGGATGCCTGTTTTTAACCTGTGATTCTCTTGCTGACGGCGAAAAATTTGTCGAGGATATCCCTGATAAGTTTTCATATATCAAAGGGAAAAATTTCGGTGATTTGATTCATGCTGAAGGATTAGGAACTAAAATGGCTTTATCGGCCAACAAAGTTCCTCTTGTAGAAATAAAAATGGCTGAGTCGTCTGAAGAATGCGCCGGCCGCATGATGGGACTTCTTATGGCGGCCACTATTTTCACAGGTTGGTTGATGGGCATCAATCCTGTAGACCAGCCTGCTGTTGAACTTGGTAAGCGATTAGCCAAAGCGCGCCTCGGAGCTGACGGATTGCAGGATGAGAAAAATGATCTCGAAGCTTTTTTGAGCGTAAAACGTGAAGAACAAGTTTTTTAG
- a CDS encoding homocysteine biosynthesis protein: protein MAKTFEVNKTIKEINERIKKGKAVVVNAAEMVEIVRSKGKVEAAKEIDVVTTGTFSPMCSSGMLFNTGQESPVIKTSQVWLNNVPCYAGLAAVDAYLGATEPAEDDPLNKVYPGRFAYGGAHVIEDLLAGKTVHLKAKAYGTDCYPRREVEKDITLKDLKDAVMLNPRNCYQNYNCAVNMTSRTIYTYMGPLKANQRNANYATAGELSPLFNDPYLKTIGLGTRIFLAGGKGYVIGAGTQHVKKPGRNERGIPLGGSGTLMVKGDMKGMDPRYFRGLSFPGYGCTAAVGIGIPIPMLNEEMAWFTGVSDADIQVPVKDYGYDYPIGVSRVLAHVTYEELKSGEITVNGKVIPTVPLTSLSMSLEVADKLKSWIQKGDFLLTEAVEEIESE from the coding sequence ATGGCAAAAACCTTTGAAGTCAATAAGACTATAAAAGAAATAAACGAACGTATAAAAAAAGGTAAAGCTGTAGTAGTTAATGCCGCGGAAATGGTCGAAATCGTCCGCTCCAAAGGTAAAGTTGAAGCAGCTAAAGAAATTGATGTAGTAACAACCGGAACATTTTCTCCGATGTGTTCTTCAGGTATGCTGTTCAATACCGGGCAGGAATCTCCTGTAATCAAGACTTCACAGGTTTGGCTTAACAATGTTCCATGTTATGCGGGCCTTGCTGCTGTAGACGCTTATCTCGGTGCAACAGAGCCTGCTGAGGATGATCCGCTTAATAAAGTTTACCCCGGTAGATTTGCTTACGGCGGAGCACATGTCATCGAAGACTTGCTAGCAGGTAAAACTGTTCATCTTAAAGCAAAAGCTTATGGAACAGACTGTTATCCGCGTCGTGAAGTTGAAAAAGATATCACGCTCAAGGATTTAAAAGATGCTGTTATGTTAAACCCACGTAATTGTTACCAAAATTACAATTGCGCAGTTAATATGACAAGTCGCACAATTTATACTTACATGGGACCTCTTAAGGCTAATCAGCGTAATGCAAACTATGCCACAGCCGGAGAGCTTTCTCCGCTTTTCAATGACCCGTATTTAAAAACCATAGGTCTTGGAACGCGAATCTTTCTTGCAGGCGGTAAAGGTTATGTAATCGGTGCCGGAACTCAGCATGTTAAAAAACCTGGTCGTAATGAAAGAGGTATTCCTCTGGGCGGCTCAGGAACTCTGATGGTTAAGGGTGACATGAAAGGAATGGATCCGCGTTATTTCCGCGGTTTGAGTTTCCCGGGTTATGGATGTACCGCTGCGGTCGGCATAGGTATTCCAATTCCTATGCTTAACGAAGAAATGGCATGGTTCACCGGTGTAAGTGACGCGGATATTCAGGTGCCTGTAAAAGATTACGGTTATGACTATCCGATCGGCGTAAGCAGGGTTCTTGCCCATGTTACCTACGAAGAATTAAAATCAGGTGAAATAACAGTAAACGGCAAGGTTATCCCGACTGTTCCGTTAACAAGTCTGTCGATGTCACTTGAAGTTGCTGATAAGCTTAAATCATGGATTCAGAAAGGAGATTTCCTCTTAACTGAAGCTGTTGAAGAGATTGAATCTGAATAG
- a CDS encoding pyridoxal phosphate-dependent aminotransferase — protein sequence MKISERLMRAKPSATLAVNAKAQELRAQGKEIVSLAVGEPDFPTPQHVCDAMKKAVDEGFTRYTPVPGMPQLRTAVADYYQKFYNVTAKAENTIITNGGKHALYNLFMALIDPGDEVLIPAPYWVSYPPMVELAEGKPVIVPTRAKAGFLASIEDLEAACTSRTKLLVLNTPSNPTGAHYPQDQLTEIAEWARKKGIFIVSDEVYDRLVYKPASYSTLSNFWEKYPEDVAIVGALSKSFSMTGWRIGSALAHPDLVKAMVKIQGQSTSNVNSMAQKAAIAAFEGPWDLIEKMTTAFQRRRDFAHAIISSWPGVVCPKPDGAFYMFPVLNGFYDEETPDSASMCTKILEEAGIALVPGSAFGDDRCIRFSYALDDEILKNALEKVGKVLMKK from the coding sequence ATGAAAATTTCTGAAAGACTTATGAGAGCAAAGCCGTCCGCAACATTGGCGGTCAATGCAAAAGCACAGGAACTGCGCGCACAGGGCAAGGAAATTGTCAGCCTGGCAGTCGGCGAACCTGATTTCCCGACTCCGCAGCATGTTTGTGATGCTATGAAGAAAGCTGTCGATGAAGGGTTTACCCGTTATACTCCGGTTCCGGGTATGCCGCAGTTGCGCACAGCTGTTGCCGATTATTACCAGAAATTTTATAATGTTACCGCTAAAGCAGAAAACACGATTATTACAAACGGCGGAAAGCATGCCCTGTATAATCTGTTCATGGCCTTGATTGATCCGGGCGATGAAGTTCTCATTCCTGCTCCTTACTGGGTAAGCTATCCTCCAATGGTTGAGCTTGCAGAAGGTAAGCCGGTAATAGTCCCGACACGCGCAAAGGCCGGATTTCTTGCCAGTATCGAAGATTTGGAAGCAGCTTGTACTTCCAGAACAAAACTTCTTGTTTTAAACACTCCTTCAAACCCGACCGGTGCTCATTATCCTCAGGATCAACTGACTGAAATTGCTGAGTGGGCAAGAAAAAAAGGTATATTCATCGTTTCAGACGAAGTTTATGACAGACTTGTTTACAAACCTGCTTCATATTCAACTCTTTCTAATTTTTGGGAAAAATACCCAGAAGATGTTGCAATTGTAGGCGCATTATCTAAAAGTTTCAGTATGACTGGCTGGCGCATCGGTTCTGCTCTTGCACATCCTGATTTAGTAAAAGCAATGGTTAAAATTCAAGGACAGTCCACATCAAACGTAAACTCCATGGCTCAGAAAGCCGCTATAGCTGCGTTTGAAGGTCCATGGGATTTAATTGAGAAAATGACAACAGCTTTCCAGAGACGCAGGGATTTTGCTCATGCAATAATTTCTTCATGGCCCGGCGTTGTCTGTCCCAAGCCGGACGGGGCTTTTTATATGTTCCCTGTTTTAAATGGTTTTTATGACGAGGAAACTCCTGACTCAGCTTCCATGTGTACAAAAATACTGGAAGAAGCCGGTATTGCCCTCGTCCCCGGTTCCGCTTTCGGTGATGACCGTTGTATCCGCTTTTCTTACGCTCTTGATGATGAAATTCTTAAGAATGCGCTGGAAAAAGTCGGTAAAGTATTGATGAAAAAATAA
- a CDS encoding DMT family transporter, with protein MQSKNLKADVLLLITAMIWGAAFVAQRVGMDFVGPLTFNAVRFALGAVALLPLIHRLDREKKKDGTYKKLDIKQFFIGGIIAGSALFLGATLQQWGLVYTTAGNAGFITGLYVVFVPIMGLFFKQKTGVPTWVGAVLAVVGMYLLSVNEGFSIGLGDLLVLVSAVFWAGHVIVISLLSSKIDPVKFASGQFAVCSIFSFIGAFILEDMSFSGIYACAIPILYGGLMSVGVAYTLQVIAQQDAKPAHAAIILSLESVFAALAGWLLLGETLTTQGLFGCGLMLCGMLLSQLRPD; from the coding sequence ATGCAGTCTAAAAATTTAAAAGCTGATGTGCTCTTACTGATTACAGCAATGATCTGGGGAGCTGCATTTGTGGCGCAACGGGTGGGGATGGATTTTGTCGGCCCGCTCACATTCAATGCTGTCCGTTTCGCGCTTGGAGCAGTTGCGCTTCTTCCACTTATCCACAGGCTGGATAGAGAGAAAAAGAAAGACGGTACTTATAAAAAACTTGATATCAAACAGTTTTTTATAGGCGGTATTATCGCAGGATCGGCTTTATTTTTAGGTGCGACATTGCAGCAGTGGGGACTTGTTTATACTACTGCCGGAAATGCCGGATTTATTACAGGGTTATATGTTGTGTTCGTTCCGATAATGGGCCTTTTCTTTAAACAGAAGACAGGGGTGCCTACGTGGGTAGGGGCTGTTCTGGCCGTGGTTGGAATGTACCTTTTGAGTGTAAACGAAGGATTTAGTATAGGGCTTGGAGATCTGCTGGTTTTAGTAAGTGCCGTTTTCTGGGCCGGACATGTAATTGTAATTTCGCTTTTATCTTCCAAAATTGATCCGGTTAAATTTGCCAGCGGCCAGTTTGCAGTTTGTTCAATATTCAGTTTTATAGGTGCATTCATTCTGGAAGATATGTCTTTCAGTGGTATTTATGCCTGCGCAATTCCGATTCTTTACGGAGGGTTAATGTCTGTTGGGGTTGCGTATACTTTGCAGGTAATAGCCCAGCAGGATGCCAAGCCAGCTCACGCCGCGATAATTTTAAGTTTAGAATCAGTTTTTGCTGCATTAGCTGGGTGGTTGCTCTTAGGTGAAACATTAACCACACAGGGGCTTTTCGGTTGCGGACTTATGCTGTGCGGGATGTTGTTATCTCAGCTCAGGCCGGATTAA
- the ftsE gene encoding cell division ATP-binding protein FtsE yields the protein MILLNHLSYSFGSNWALKDISLHVEKGEFIFLTGHSGAGKTTLMRLLYGALPVKRGQATVAGYELHNIKRKHIPNLRRELGVVFQDFKILPNRSVYENIALALTVRSMPKATIDKRVRAIIRALGLEKKTYNNCHKLSGGEQQRVAIARSMVVNPKLILADEPTGNLDFELSMHLMDVFKQFHTHGTTIIMATHSREILRTVPDAKVIHLEGGMVCEPPDYILSELAI from the coding sequence ATGATCCTACTTAATCACCTGTCGTACAGCTTCGGCTCCAACTGGGCACTCAAAGATATTTCTTTGCACGTTGAAAAGGGAGAATTCATATTCCTTACCGGACATTCCGGTGCAGGAAAGACTACTCTTATGCGACTGCTTTATGGAGCCCTTCCTGTAAAAAGAGGACAGGCAACCGTAGCCGGATATGAACTGCACAACATTAAACGCAAACATATTCCGAACCTGCGGCGTGAACTTGGAGTCGTTTTTCAGGATTTTAAAATTCTGCCGAACCGTTCAGTTTACGAAAATATTGCACTGGCTCTTACAGTCAGAAGTATGCCGAAAGCTACAATTGATAAAAGAGTCAGGGCTATCATCCGAGCTCTGGGGCTTGAAAAGAAAACATACAATAACTGTCATAAGCTGTCCGGCGGCGAACAGCAACGCGTGGCAATAGCAAGATCAATGGTCGTCAACCCCAAACTGATTCTTGCGGATGAACCTACAGGAAACCTCGACTTTGAACTCTCCATGCATTTGATGGATGTTTTCAAACAATTTCACACCCATGGAACAACCATAATCATGGCCACCCACAGCCGCGAAATACTCCGTACAGTACCGGATGCCAAAGTTATTCACCTTGAAGGCGGAATGGTATGCGAGCCTCCGGATTATATTCTTTCGGAGTTAGCCATATGA
- a CDS encoding HAD family hydrolase yields MNKIEGIIFDFDGTLAELTIDFNDMKRRLKALGEAFLEPLPEIGALPALEWVDHIAACLETDDPDLGKEFHTRCRFLIISMEIEAAKRGKLFPFTYSILRGLQQDSIKTGIITRNTAAAVKTVLPDVEKLCGCFLSREDVKNVKPHPEHILKALDFINICPEHALMVGDHPLDIETGKRAGTMTAAVASGRMSISELNEAKPDFVAANCQELIDMLRENKLL; encoded by the coding sequence ATGAATAAAATTGAAGGAATAATTTTTGATTTTGATGGAACTCTTGCAGAATTAACCATTGATTTCAATGATATGAAACGACGCTTAAAGGCACTTGGTGAAGCTTTTTTAGAACCTCTGCCTGAAATAGGTGCTCTTCCGGCTCTTGAGTGGGTTGATCATATTGCCGCATGCCTTGAAACAGACGATCCTGATCTGGGGAAAGAGTTTCATACCAGATGCAGGTTCTTAATAATTTCAATGGAAATAGAAGCTGCAAAACGTGGAAAGCTGTTTCCGTTTACCTATTCTATTTTACGCGGATTGCAACAAGACAGCATAAAAACAGGTATTATTACACGCAATACCGCGGCAGCTGTAAAAACTGTACTGCCTGATGTTGAAAAATTATGCGGATGCTTTTTGTCCAGAGAAGATGTAAAAAACGTAAAACCGCATCCTGAACATATCTTAAAAGCTTTAGATTTTATAAATATTTGTCCTGAGCATGCCTTAATGGTCGGGGATCATCCGCTTGATATTGAAACAGGTAAAAGGGCAGGAACAATGACAGCAGCAGTTGCATCGGGTAGAATGTCGATATCGGAACTTAACGAAGCAAAGCCTGATTTTGTCGCAGCTAATTGTCAGGAATTGATTGATATGCTGCGGGAAAATAAACTTCTTTAG
- the ilvD gene encoding dihydroxy-acid dehydratase, with protein MRSKKMTGGLEKAPHRSLLYALGFSKEEMDRPLIGVCNSKNEIIPGHIHLDTIVKAVKDGVRLAGGVPMEFPSIGVCDGLAMNHAGMRYSLPSREMIADSIEIMATAHPFDALVLVPNCDKIVPGMLMAALRLNIPTIIVSGGAMLAGKKDGKKVDLITVFEGVGQVKTGSMTEDELTILEQSACPTCGSCSGMFTANSMNCLSETIGLALPGNGTIPAVMSDRIRLAKRAGTQIMDLLKKDIKPRDIVTEKSLKNAVTMDMALGCSTNTVLHLPAIFDEAGLKLDLTIFDEISRKTPNLCKLAPAGPHHIQDLHEAGGIQAVFSELAKSGRIELDALTSTGKTVGENLKELNASVKNYEIIHPIDKPYSNEGGIAVLFGNIAKDGCVVKQSAVAPEMMKRTCLAKVYNSEEEAVEAILGGKIVKGDAIVILYEGPKGGPGMREMLTPTSAIAGMGLGADVALITDGRFSGGTRGAAIGHVSPEAASNGTIGIVQTGDIIEIDIPARSLNVVLTDEEIAERMKTFKPIEKEVHSAFLRRYRENVTSASTGAIFKK; from the coding sequence ATGAGAAGTAAAAAAATGACAGGCGGGCTGGAAAAAGCCCCTCACCGTTCTTTGTTGTACGCACTCGGTTTTTCAAAAGAAGAAATGGATAGACCGCTTATCGGTGTATGCAACTCTAAAAATGAAATTATTCCCGGTCACATTCATCTGGATACAATTGTCAAAGCTGTTAAAGACGGTGTCCGTCTTGCCGGCGGCGTTCCGATGGAATTCCCATCCATCGGAGTTTGTGACGGTCTGGCTATGAACCATGCAGGAATGCGTTATTCTCTGCCAAGCAGAGAAATGATTGCGGATTCCATTGAAATAATGGCGACTGCTCATCCTTTTGATGCTCTGGTTCTTGTTCCTAACTGTGATAAAATTGTTCCAGGCATGCTCATGGCAGCTCTGAGACTTAATATTCCGACAATTATCGTCAGCGGCGGAGCAATGCTTGCCGGTAAAAAAGACGGTAAAAAAGTTGACCTTATCACTGTTTTCGAAGGAGTCGGTCAGGTTAAAACCGGAAGTATGACCGAAGATGAACTTACAATCCTTGAGCAAAGCGCCTGCCCTACTTGCGGGTCATGTTCAGGAATGTTCACAGCAAACTCCATGAACTGCCTGTCCGAAACAATCGGACTTGCACTGCCGGGTAACGGAACTATTCCGGCTGTAATGTCTGATCGTATCCGCCTTGCCAAACGCGCAGGTACACAGATAATGGATCTGCTGAAAAAAGACATCAAACCTCGCGATATTGTAACTGAAAAGAGTCTAAAAAATGCTGTTACAATGGATATGGCTCTCGGCTGTTCAACCAACACAGTATTGCATCTGCCTGCCATATTTGATGAAGCAGGACTCAAGCTGGACCTGACTATCTTTGATGAAATAAGCCGCAAGACTCCTAATCTGTGCAAACTCGCACCTGCCGGACCTCATCATATTCAGGATCTGCATGAAGCAGGCGGAATTCAAGCAGTGTTTTCCGAACTGGCAAAATCAGGACGCATCGAACTTGATGCGTTGACCTCAACCGGAAAAACTGTCGGTGAAAATCTCAAAGAACTTAATGCTTCCGTTAAAAATTACGAAATAATCCATCCTATTGATAAACCTTACAGCAACGAAGGCGGAATCGCAGTTCTGTTCGGCAACATTGCCAAAGACGGATGTGTTGTTAAACAGTCAGCAGTTGCACCGGAAATGATGAAAAGGACATGCCTCGCCAAAGTTTACAACTCCGAAGAAGAAGCTGTTGAAGCTATTCTCGGCGGTAAAATTGTCAAAGGTGACGCTATTGTTATTTTATACGAAGGTCCTAAAGGCGGACCGGGTATGCGCGAAATGCTCACACCAACATCCGCAATTGCCGGAATGGGACTTGGAGCTGACGTTGCTCTTATCACTGACGGACGTTTCAGCGGCGGAACACGCGGCGCAGCAATCGGCCACGTATCTCCTGAAGCTGCATCAAACGGAACCATAGGTATTGTTCAGACCGGAGATATAATTGAAATTGATATCCCCGCCCGTTCACTGAATGTTGTTCTTACTGACGAAGAAATTGCAGAAAGAATGAAAACATTTAAACCTATTGAAAAAGAAGTACATTCAGCATTCCTTAGAAGATACAGAGAAAATGTTACTTCGGCGTCTACCGGCGCAATCTTTAAGAAATAA